A DNA window from Archocentrus centrarchus isolate MPI-CPG fArcCen1 chromosome 15, fArcCen1, whole genome shotgun sequence contains the following coding sequences:
- the LOC115793576 gene encoding protein phosphatase 1 regulatory subunit 3C-B — protein sequence MSATSVLRSFGPSAMPGPVMPMDVAMRFYISHSPPPLRGFLSHYEDLQRAKNRVKQPTTRSRNQQLYKPLRPCLSNQQKDDSNCVGWSNNKARKKRVVFADTKGMSLTAIHVFSKFDDEPYQSKHLQGIADELQFDMTDLETATMDLKISSVRSLALDFKQPSADYLDFRNRLIQNSVCLENCSLQERSLTGTIKVRNIGFEKTVQVRITFDSWVSFTDVHCTFMNNVYSCQDTDTFAFVLELPSSISPHHRVEFCVCFTAQGQSFWDNNDGKNYTLKHVGWNGEALNTLAPPTSAEQKKSSEHKNGEVKLAELEFDQFGSPRMSSGLFPGWQSWGHIDNTVPYW from the exons ATGAGTGCTACGAG TGTGCTCAGGTCATTCGGTCCATCAGCAATGCCTGGCCCAGTAATGCCGATGGATGTGGCTATGCGGTTCTACATCAGCCACTCGCCGCCTCCTCTAAGAGGCTTCCTCAGCCACTACGAGGACCTGCAGAGGGCCAAGAACCGGGTGAAGCAGCCGACCACCCGCAGCCGCAACCAGCAGCTCTACAAACCTCTGCGACCCTGTCTCAGTAACCAGCAGAAAGACGACAGCAACTGTGTGGGCTGGAGCAACAACAAGGCCCGTAAGAAGAGGGTGGTGTTCGCGGACACGAAGGGCATGTCGCTCACCGCCATCCACGTCTTCTCCAAGTTTGATGATGAGCCATATCAAAGCAAGCATCTACAGGGAATCGCTGATGAGCTGCAATTCGACATGACCGACCTGGAAACAGCCACAATGGATCTAAAGATCAGCTCGGTGCGCAGCCTGGCGTTAGACTTCAAGCAGCCCTCAGCCGACTACCTGGATTTCCGGAATCGCCTGATTCAGAACTCCGTCTGCTTGGAGAACTGCTCCCTGCAGGAGCGCTCGCTCACGGGCACCATCAAGGTCAGGAACATCGGGTTCGAGAAGACAGTGCAGGTGCGTATCACCTTTGACTCGTGGGTCAGCTTCACAGACGTCCACTGCACCTTCATGAACAATGTGTACAGCTGCCAGGACACCGACACATTCGCATTCGTCCTGGAGCTGccctcctccatctctccaCACCATCGGGTCGAGTTCTGCGTCTGCTTCACGGCCCAGGGCCAGAGCTTCTGGGACAATAACGATGGCAAGAATTATACGCTCAAGCACGTCGGCTGGAATGGAGAGGCCCTGAACACTCTGGCCCCCCCAACTTCTGCTGAGCAGAAAAAGTCCTCAGAGCACAAAAATGGGGAGGTGAAGTTAGCGGAGCTCGAGTTTGATCAGTTTGGCAGCCCACGCATGTCCAGCGGACTGTTTCCCGGCTGGCAGAGCTGGGGTCACATTGATAACACAGTGCCTTATTGGTGA